TCACGTTTTGATCGAAACGGTCGGCATCGGTCAGAACGAGATCGAGGTGCAGCATATCGCCGACCGCGTCTATCTTGTGCTGCAGCCTCTTGCCGGCGATCAGATTCAGTTTATGAAGGCCGGCATTATGGAGATTCCCGACGCCTTCGTGATCAATAAATCCGACCAGACGGAGCCGGCGCGAAAGACCTACTATTCGTTGAAGGCATCGCTTGGCTTTGTGCGCCCGGGCGAGGATCATCTGCCTATCTTTCGCGTGAGCGCCTTAACGGGGCTTGGCCTTGACGATCTCAGCGCCGATATGCAAGCCAACCGGCACCGCCTGCTTGCTGCCGATGCCGGCGGCGTCAGATCTGATGCGGAGCTCTATCGCAAAGAGGTCTTCTATTTCGAGAAGTGGGTGCGCGATGAATACGGGCGTCATGGCCTGCGCCGGCTCGTTGCGATGGGCGGATCGGGCAACTACATGGATCAGCACGGCGGATTCGATCTCGCTCGCCGGCAGTTCGCTCAACTTTTTTGAGTTGCACGGCGCATCAACCGTGCACACCTATGCCTCACATGGCATCTAAACATATCGCGGTCCTGTTCGGCGGCAAGTCGTCAGAGCATGAGGTCTCCATTCGCTCGGCCGGCTTCATCTATCGCACCCTTGATCGCAGTCGTTATAACGTGCGCCCCGTCTATGTCGATCAGCAGGGCCGCTTCTTTCTGCTTGATGCGGTGAGCGAGCTGCCGACGACAATCGATGAGATCACCGCCCTTTCTAAAACGCCGCTTGTCTTTGTTCCGGGCGAGAGCGCTCCGGTGCGCACCGCTCAGGGGGACGTCGTTCGCGTTGATGTCGTTTTTCCCGTCCTGCACGGCCCGAACGGCGAAGACGGGACGCTACAGGGGCTTCTGCGCCTGCTTGATCTTCCCTTCGTCGGCTGCGACGTGCTCGGCTCGGCGCTGTGCATGGATAAGGCGATGATGAAGCCGGTGCTTGCAGCTGCCGGCATCGACTCGGCGCGCTACATTCTCGTCGAACAGCACAATCGCACGATCGACCTTGCCGAGGTCTTTCGCGAGCTGGGCGATTACGTATTTGTGAAGCCTTCACGGCAGGGATCATCGGTCGGCGTTAGTCGAGCCGCAAACGAGACCGAGCTCAAGGCAGCTCTCGACGAGGCCTTTCGCTTCGATTCTAAAGTGCTGATCGAAGAGGCCATCGTCGGCCGCGAGATCGAATGCTCCGTGCTGGGGAATGAACGCCCGGAGGCGTCGGTTCCGGGTGAGATCCTACCGAAGCATGCCTTTTACAGCTATGAGGCTAAATACCTGGACCCTGACGGCGCCGGATTGCAGATCCCCGCGAATCTTACGCCCTACGATCAGAAGCGCGTTCGCGAAACGGCCATGCGCACCTACAGGGCGCTCGACTGTGAAGGACTTTCGCGCGTCGACGTCTTCTTCACCGCCGACGGGC
This region of Leptonema illini DSM 21528 genomic DNA includes:
- a CDS encoding ArgK/MeaB family GTPase, with protein sequence MSEGVDISKELELAEKALRDGDRYSIAQLITLFEDSRPVAFDKRDAVIRFFQESGRSHRATFSGITGTPGAGKSTLVGELALRFAAADAKVRVAVLAVDPSSEVSGGSLLGDRTRVRFPVDEHRLYFRSQASDRELGGISRTTFSVCRLLYHLFDHVLIETVGIGQNEIEVQHIADRVYLVLQPLAGDQIQFMKAGIMEIPDAFVINKSDQTEPARKTYYSLKASLGFVRPGEDHLPIFRVSALTGLGLDDLSADMQANRHRLLAADAGGVRSDAELYRKEVFYFEKWVRDEYGRHGLRRLVAMGGSGNYMDQHGGFDLARRQFAQLF
- a CDS encoding D-alanine--D-alanine ligase family protein encodes the protein MASKHIAVLFGGKSSEHEVSIRSAGFIYRTLDRSRYNVRPVYVDQQGRFFLLDAVSELPTTIDEITALSKTPLVFVPGESAPVRTAQGDVVRVDVVFPVLHGPNGEDGTLQGLLRLLDLPFVGCDVLGSALCMDKAMMKPVLAAAGIDSARYILVEQHNRTIDLAEVFRELGDYVFVKPSRQGSSVGVSRAANETELKAALDEAFRFDSKVLIEEAIVGREIECSVLGNERPEASVPGEILPKHAFYSYEAKYLDPDGAGLQIPANLTPYDQKRVRETAMRTYRALDCEGLSRVDVFFTADGRILVNEINTLPGFTQISMYPKMWEATGLPGVELMDRLVQAALDRHARQAAFKTTRV